The following are from one region of the Paenibacillus sp. KS-LC4 genome:
- a CDS encoding DUF1405 domain-containing protein, with protein MGLSWLWSRMLWMNRTILWLLFIVNFLGTVYGYIWYWNQLVYTYERFPSWLLVFVPDSPTASLFFTLTLLYLLFPPPESASRFVQMTRMAIEGLAVVTSVKYGLWAVSMIVATGAQGGELNWQHGMLVLSHLGMAVEVLLYARFMKAGFKAVVVATAWLLLNDTIDYTFGVFPWLADELMDDLPQVRLFTYGLSIFSFVVGWLALRARKQV; from the coding sequence ATGGGATTGTCATGGTTATGGAGCCGCATGCTGTGGATGAATCGCACGATCTTGTGGCTGCTGTTCATCGTTAATTTTCTAGGGACCGTTTACGGTTACATATGGTATTGGAATCAATTGGTTTATACATACGAACGGTTTCCGTCCTGGCTGCTTGTATTTGTGCCGGACAGTCCGACGGCTAGCTTGTTTTTTACGCTTACGCTGCTTTACTTGCTGTTCCCGCCGCCCGAATCGGCATCCAGATTTGTTCAGATGACTAGAATGGCAATTGAAGGACTTGCAGTCGTTACGTCGGTAAAATATGGCTTGTGGGCGGTGTCCATGATTGTGGCAACAGGAGCACAGGGTGGGGAGCTGAATTGGCAGCACGGCATGCTCGTGCTTTCTCATCTTGGCATGGCTGTAGAGGTGCTGCTGTATGCCCGTTTTATGAAAGCTGGTTTCAAGGCGGTCGTTGTCGCAACTGCTTGGCTGCTGCTTAATGACACCATTGATTATACGTTCGGCGTATTCCCTTGGCTCGCTGATGAGCTGATGGACGATTTGCCGCAAGTTCGCTTGTTTACCTACGGCTTATCCATCTTTAGCTTTGTAGTGGGCTGGCTTGCGCTCCGGGCAAGAAAACAAGTATAA
- a CDS encoding c-type cytochrome — translation MAHGHKSDEKVVYVGDSRVKKNNHPNIPPDYTSFPGKSEAFIPNFLLKEWMVGCVVLVGFLVWTIAEPAPLGYPADPTNAAFIPMPDWYFLFLYQFLKYPYVSQDYIVLGTMGVPGVMFGGLLLAPFLDTGKERRFYRRPIASSLMILSLIATVYLTVISWDHYQHQLEITNTIPEHHVREEKAREAAAKGEEAPSTTKKPETASIAIVEADDPAHKLLEQSKCLTCHAADMKGNPPQIPALRGIGDVLSKEEIVATVTNGNGGMPSFKDSLSAEQIDQIATWLSKQKAATE, via the coding sequence ATGGCACATGGTCACAAATCAGACGAGAAGGTCGTATACGTTGGCGACTCTCGGGTGAAGAAAAACAATCATCCGAATATTCCGCCGGACTATACGTCTTTTCCAGGGAAGTCAGAGGCGTTTATTCCTAACTTCCTTCTGAAAGAGTGGATGGTTGGCTGCGTCGTACTCGTCGGGTTTCTCGTATGGACGATTGCAGAGCCAGCTCCGCTTGGCTATCCGGCAGATCCGACAAATGCGGCGTTTATTCCGATGCCGGACTGGTATTTCTTGTTTTTGTATCAATTTTTGAAATATCCATATGTTTCACAGGATTATATCGTACTCGGTACGATGGGTGTTCCTGGCGTTATGTTCGGCGGTTTGCTGCTTGCTCCTTTCCTTGATACAGGCAAAGAGCGTAGATTTTATCGTCGTCCAATTGCTTCCTCGCTCATGATTTTATCATTGATCGCGACGGTGTATTTAACGGTTATATCTTGGGATCATTACCAGCATCAACTGGAAATTACCAATACAATACCTGAGCATCACGTTCGTGAAGAGAAAGCAAGAGAAGCAGCAGCTAAAGGTGAAGAGGCTCCTAGTACGACGAAGAAGCCTGAGACCGCATCCATTGCAATTGTAGAAGCGGACGATCCTGCACATAAGCTGCTTGAGCAATCCAAATGTTTAACTTGTCATGCAGCAGATATGAAGGGTAATCCACCGCAAATTCCTGCGCTTCGCGGTATAGGTGATGTGTTGTCCAAGGAAGAGATTGTTGCTACCGTTACAAACGGTAATGGCGGTATGCCTTCCTTCAAAGACAGCCTGAGCGCTGAGCAGATTGATCAAATTGCAACGTGGCTCTCCAAACAGAAAGCTGCAACTGAATAA
- a CDS encoding cytochrome b6: MFKSVYNWIDERLDITPLWRDVADHEVPEHVNPAHHFSAFVYCFGGLTFFITVIQILSGMFLTMYYVPDILNAYASVDYLNHKVAFGGIVRGMHHFGASLVIVMMFLHTLRVFFTGSYKAPREMNWVVGMLIFFIMLGLGFTGYLLPWDNKAYFATKVGVQIAESVPYIGPYIGKFLYGGDIVGAQTLTRFFAIHVFFLPGALLAMLAAHFLMIRKQGISGPL, encoded by the coding sequence ATGTTTAAAAGTGTATACAATTGGATCGATGAACGTCTTGACATTACGCCGTTGTGGAGGGACGTTGCGGACCATGAGGTTCCAGAGCACGTTAACCCTGCACATCACTTCTCGGCGTTCGTCTATTGCTTTGGCGGCTTGACGTTTTTTATTACCGTCATTCAAATTTTGTCCGGCATGTTCCTGACGATGTATTATGTTCCGGACATTCTGAATGCTTATGCAAGCGTTGACTATTTGAACCATAAGGTCGCATTCGGCGGCATCGTTCGCGGTATGCATCACTTTGGTGCGAGTCTCGTTATTGTTATGATGTTTTTACATACGCTGCGCGTATTCTTCACCGGCTCTTATAAAGCGCCGCGCGAAATGAACTGGGTAGTAGGTATGCTTATTTTCTTCATTATGTTGGGCCTTGGATTCACGGGCTACCTTCTTCCATGGGATAACAAAGCTTACTTCGCAACTAAGGTCGGCGTTCAAATCGCGGAATCCGTTCCGTACATCGGACCTTACATCGGGAAGTTCCTGTATGGCGGCGACATCGTAGGTGCACAAACGCTGACTCGCTTCTTCGCGATTCACGTCTTCTTCCTGCCTGGCGCATTGCTTGCTATGCTTGCAGCTCACTTCCTGATGATTCGGAAACAAGGTATTTCGGGACCACTTTAA
- a CDS encoding ubiquinol-cytochrome c reductase iron-sulfur subunit, with protein sequence MSNHEHQESAHKPLQRKEMSRRQFLSYTLGGTTAFMMGGAVLPMVRFAVDPLLEKKTEGTFVKVVEESKITTDPQEFKFQIHQVDGWYVSDPELSAWVSKDANNKIFALSPICKHLGCTIAWNAKGKDEYDCPCHDARYTKDGKNITVAPNPLDEYEVKIENGFVYLGPVKPNSRVG encoded by the coding sequence ATGAGTAACCACGAACATCAAGAATCGGCGCACAAGCCGCTTCAACGCAAAGAGATGTCCAGACGGCAGTTTTTGTCGTATACGCTCGGTGGAACAACCGCTTTTATGATGGGCGGAGCCGTGCTTCCAATGGTGCGTTTTGCGGTAGACCCATTATTAGAGAAAAAAACCGAAGGCACCTTTGTTAAAGTAGTAGAAGAGAGCAAAATTACAACAGATCCGCAAGAATTTAAGTTCCAAATTCACCAAGTTGATGGATGGTACGTCAGTGATCCAGAGCTGTCTGCTTGGGTGTCCAAGGACGCAAATAACAAAATATTTGCGCTTTCACCAATCTGCAAACATCTGGGTTGTACGATTGCCTGGAATGCGAAGGGTAAAGATGAGTATGACTGCCCGTGTCACGACGCACGTTATACGAAAGACGGCAAGAACATTACCGTAGCACCAAATCCATTGGATGAATACGAAGTGAAGATTGAGAATGGATTTGTTTACTTGGGTCCAGTTAAGCCAAATTCACGGGTAGGCTAA
- a CDS encoding DUF2487 family protein, protein MKFSDVQEDQWEELRPYLDTCMLPVTGMSGEEQPYEATAALERLRDVMDLIEMPFKGRVVTYPALHYVGSHAAVDKINDVCASLRGAGFRYIIVATASGKLDLAGVQADLLLRPDQTGELPHAADVKERVSLMWNPKPATAVSP, encoded by the coding sequence ATGAAGTTTAGCGATGTACAAGAAGATCAGTGGGAAGAGCTGCGGCCATATTTGGACACTTGTATGCTGCCTGTCACGGGCATGAGCGGCGAAGAGCAGCCTTATGAGGCAACTGCTGCCCTGGAGCGTCTGCGTGATGTTATGGATTTGATTGAAATGCCTTTTAAAGGGCGAGTTGTCACTTATCCAGCGCTTCATTATGTAGGTTCGCACGCGGCTGTTGATAAGATTAATGATGTATGCGCTTCACTTAGAGGCGCAGGCTTCCGATATATAATTGTAGCGACGGCATCCGGCAAGCTTGATTTGGCAGGCGTTCAAGCCGATTTGCTGCTGAGACCGGATCAGACGGGCGAACTTCCTCATGCTGCGGACGTAAAGGAGCGCGTTTCGCTTATGTGGAATCCGAAGCCGGCGACAGCCGTTTCACCTTAA
- a CDS encoding IDEAL domain-containing protein has translation MDKMKVTYEAMLSLAAEMALDEAVRKFRAERIYREIDQSLAAGDEDTFYRLAKELNEMK, from the coding sequence ATGGATAAAATGAAGGTAACGTACGAAGCGATGCTGTCGCTTGCAGCAGAAATGGCTTTGGATGAAGCGGTGCGAAAATTCCGTGCGGAGCGTATATACCGCGAAATTGACCAGTCGCTTGCGGCTGGCGATGAGGATACGTTTTATCGCTTAGCTAAAGAATTGAACGAAATGAAGTGA
- a CDS encoding gamma carbonic anhydrase family protein, which produces MLLPYLGVRPTIHSSVYIGEGAKLIGDVTIGCNSTVWFNAVLRGDLAKIHIGESCNIQDGVVGHVNLNQPLILEDEVSIGHAAIIHGCTIGKGTLIGMGAIVLNGAQLGEYALVGAGSIVTENKKIPPYTLSLGSPAKVVRELTEDDLLRMKRTMESYVKKGEEYRIS; this is translated from the coding sequence ATGCTGCTGCCTTATTTGGGAGTAAGACCAACGATTCATTCCAGTGTTTATATCGGAGAAGGAGCGAAGCTGATTGGAGATGTAACCATTGGCTGCAATAGCACCGTATGGTTTAATGCTGTGCTTCGCGGAGATTTGGCAAAGATACATATTGGAGAAAGCTGCAATATACAGGATGGAGTTGTCGGGCATGTGAATTTGAACCAACCGCTCATATTGGAAGATGAAGTTTCCATCGGGCACGCGGCGATTATCCATGGCTGTACGATAGGCAAAGGCACATTAATTGGAATGGGGGCAATCGTACTTAACGGCGCGCAGCTTGGTGAATATGCTTTAGTAGGAGCCGGTTCGATTGTTACGGAGAATAAGAAGATACCACCCTATACGCTTTCTCTTGGTTCACCTGCTAAAGTCGTTAGAGAGCTTACAGAGGACGATTTGCTGCGAATGAAACGAACGATGGAAAGCTACGTGAAGAAAGGCGAAGAATATAGGATCTCTTAA
- a CDS encoding histidine phosphatase family protein, with the protein MILGLVRHGNTDWNKLGKIQGQTDIPLNERGVAQARALAGRLSEDQKLWDAVISSDLLRARETARIVADKLDIPLLAPDDRLRERFYGDIEGTTEQERIARWGEKWRQAEVGQESDETVRLRGRSFVEEWRQSNPEMRLLVVTHGSFLAQLLDELCTGLDRQFLDNMSYSILQFKENDWQSILYNCSRHLQQLDQIGV; encoded by the coding sequence ATGATATTAGGTCTGGTACGTCACGGCAATACGGATTGGAATAAGCTTGGAAAAATTCAAGGGCAAACCGATATTCCCTTAAATGAGCGGGGAGTTGCTCAAGCGAGAGCACTCGCAGGCCGTCTAAGCGAAGATCAGAAGCTATGGGATGCAGTTATTTCCAGTGATTTGCTGCGTGCCCGTGAGACAGCCCGAATTGTCGCGGATAAGCTGGACATTCCGCTGCTGGCACCGGATGATCGGCTGCGTGAACGTTTTTATGGCGATATTGAAGGAACGACGGAGCAGGAGCGGATAGCACGATGGGGTGAGAAGTGGCGCCAAGCTGAAGTTGGGCAGGAGTCTGATGAGACTGTGCGCCTGCGTGGGCGTTCTTTCGTAGAGGAATGGCGGCAAAGCAATCCTGAGATGCGCTTGCTCGTCGTTACGCATGGAAGCTTTCTAGCGCAGCTGCTGGATGAGCTGTGCACAGGACTAGATCGGCAGTTTCTCGATAACATGTCCTATTCCATCTTGCAGTTTAAGGAAAATGATTGGCAGTCCATCCTCTACAATTGCAGCCGGCATTTGCAGCAGCTTGATCAGATCGGCGTTTAA
- a CDS encoding sigma-70 family RNA polymerase sigma factor, with product MTDSQLIREIKDGNIELYSELMSRYQRKILSFIFHMLKSAKLELLAEDLCSETFYKAYRSLHSFREVDATFSTWLYTIARNTVLSELRKQKAANLSLDESGIVPVTAPDAGPEQLVLRNERMAMVREAINNLPEKQRSALILREYDQMDYQEIASILGQTVSSVKSLLFRARASVKVQLEPYFGEALGVDEFEGMNTR from the coding sequence ATGACTGATTCCCAATTAATAAGGGAAATTAAAGATGGCAACATTGAGCTTTATTCAGAGCTAATGAGCCGTTATCAGCGCAAAATATTATCTTTTATTTTTCATATGCTCAAAAGCGCGAAGCTTGAGCTGCTTGCAGAGGATTTATGCTCGGAAACGTTTTATAAAGCCTATCGCAGCCTGCACTCGTTCCGTGAGGTGGATGCTACTTTTTCCACGTGGCTTTACACGATCGCCCGCAACACTGTGCTTAGTGAGCTTCGCAAGCAGAAAGCAGCGAATTTGTCGCTGGATGAATCGGGCATTGTGCCAGTTACGGCCCCCGATGCAGGTCCAGAGCAGCTTGTGCTTCGCAATGAACGCATGGCGATGGTTCGCGAAGCGATTAATAATTTGCCTGAAAAACAACGCTCTGCACTTATTCTTAGAGAATATGACCAGATGGACTACCAGGAAATTGCCAGCATTTTAGGGCAAACGGTCAGTTCTGTGAAATCCTTGTTATTCAGAGCCAGAGCCAGTGTAAAGGTTCAATTGGAGCCTTATTTTGGCGAAGCTCTTGGAGTGGATGAATTTGAAGGGATGAACACGCGATGA
- a CDS encoding prephenate dehydrogenase — MVKIAIFGVGLIGGSLALCFKGKPDVTVVGYSNRPSSAEKYVNRGVVDSATTSVREAASDADFIFLCVPVGKLEEYVDELSQLPLKPGCIVTDVGSTKASVALCGRRLESQPGVSFIGGHPMAGSERSGVEAASTHLFENAFYVLTPDASTPQSQLDKLTELLALTKANIVSVDANSHDEIVGAISHLPHMIAVALVNQIRGYNEQDQLYASLAAGGFRDITRIASGDPVIWRDILVNNKSVLLKLLRDWNAEIATFADLLEREDGEGIEEAFRTAGEFRSKLPERRKGMLHSIYDCYVDVPDHPGIIGKIASDLGKERINLSNIHIIESREDVPGILRLSFRTQEDLDQAQLVLADAGFAVHQ, encoded by the coding sequence ATGGTAAAAATAGCGATATTTGGCGTTGGATTAATTGGCGGATCGCTTGCTCTATGTTTTAAGGGCAAGCCGGACGTAACGGTTGTCGGCTATTCCAACCGTCCTTCCTCCGCAGAAAAATATGTCAATCGTGGCGTCGTTGATTCGGCAACGACATCTGTTCGTGAGGCGGCTTCAGACGCTGACTTTATATTCCTCTGTGTTCCTGTAGGCAAGCTAGAGGAGTATGTAGATGAGCTGAGCCAGCTGCCGCTGAAGCCGGGCTGTATTGTGACGGATGTCGGCAGCACGAAAGCTTCCGTGGCATTATGTGGACGGAGGCTGGAGAGCCAGCCCGGCGTATCGTTTATCGGCGGGCATCCGATGGCAGGCTCGGAGCGCTCCGGCGTTGAAGCGGCATCGACCCATTTGTTTGAAAATGCTTTTTACGTCCTCACGCCTGATGCGTCGACACCGCAGAGTCAGCTGGACAAGCTCACTGAGCTGCTTGCGCTGACGAAAGCGAATATTGTCAGTGTAGACGCAAATTCGCATGATGAAATCGTGGGCGCGATCAGCCATCTGCCGCATATGATTGCAGTGGCGCTGGTCAACCAGATTCGCGGCTACAATGAGCAGGATCAGCTTTATGCCTCGCTTGCAGCGGGAGGCTTCCGCGATATTACCCGTATCGCTTCAGGCGACCCTGTCATATGGCGCGATATTTTGGTCAATAACAAAAGTGTGCTGCTTAAGCTGCTGAGGGATTGGAATGCCGAAATCGCCACATTCGCAGACCTGCTCGAGCGAGAGGATGGCGAAGGCATAGAGGAAGCGTTCCGCACAGCCGGTGAATTCCGCAGCAAGCTTCCTGAGCGTCGCAAGGGCATGCTGCATTCGATCTATGATTGTTATGTAGACGTACCCGATCATCCCGGCATTATCGGTAAAATCGCCAGCGACCTTGGCAAGGAGCGCATCAATTTGAGCAACATTCATATTATTGAGAGCAGAGAGGACGTTCCGGGCATTCTAAGGCTGTCCTTCCGCACGCAGGAGGATTTGGATCAGGCCCAGCTTGTGCTTGCAGATGCGGGCTTTGCAGTTCATCAGTAA
- the hisC gene encoding histidinol-phosphate transaminase, whose product MQPKNNILHLPVYQPGKPVEDVKRELGLTEVTKLASNENPYGCSEQAKAAIMEELNQTNIYPDGASIELAAALAGHLNVKPEQLIFGTGSSEIILMLARAFLVAGDETIMADETFPQYKHNAEIENARIIEVPLKDGKHDLPAMLAKVTERTKIIWICNPNNPTGTIVTKAELTAFLQQVPSHVLVVLDEAYCELVTDPEFPDGIELLSSYRNLVVLRTFSKVYGLAALRIGYGVGDPEVLRFINQVREPFNTTRIAQAAAKAALTDQAFIQHVVGQNAAGIAYFAAQFDRLGLVYYPAHGNFIMVDVKRPSPEVFNALLRKGFIIRSRWTYYPTYIRVSVGTKEQNEQFIAALEQVLQEVAVQS is encoded by the coding sequence ATGCAGCCAAAAAATAATATTTTACATCTCCCTGTCTATCAGCCTGGCAAGCCGGTTGAAGATGTGAAGAGAGAGCTAGGCCTAACTGAAGTTACGAAGCTGGCTTCCAATGAAAATCCTTATGGTTGTTCGGAGCAGGCTAAAGCGGCAATCATGGAAGAATTAAACCAAACGAATATTTATCCTGATGGTGCGAGCATTGAGCTTGCAGCAGCACTTGCGGGCCATCTTAACGTAAAGCCGGAGCAGCTGATTTTCGGCACAGGCTCTAGTGAAATTATTTTAATGCTGGCTCGTGCGTTTCTCGTTGCAGGAGACGAAACGATTATGGCGGACGAGACATTCCCGCAGTACAAGCACAACGCTGAAATTGAGAACGCTCGCATCATTGAGGTGCCGCTCAAGGATGGCAAGCACGATCTTCCTGCGATGCTGGCGAAGGTAACGGAGCGAACGAAAATCATCTGGATTTGTAATCCGAACAATCCGACCGGCACGATTGTGACGAAGGCTGAGCTGACTGCTTTTTTGCAGCAGGTTCCGAGCCATGTGCTCGTTGTGCTGGATGAGGCGTATTGCGAGCTCGTAACCGATCCGGAATTCCCCGATGGTATTGAACTGCTTAGCAGCTACCGGAATTTGGTCGTACTTCGCACATTCTCGAAGGTGTATGGATTAGCGGCGCTTCGCATTGGTTACGGCGTTGGCGACCCGGAGGTGCTGCGCTTCATTAATCAGGTGAGGGAGCCCTTTAATACAACGAGAATCGCGCAGGCAGCGGCTAAAGCGGCCTTGACTGATCAGGCTTTTATTCAGCATGTTGTGGGGCAAAATGCAGCGGGCATCGCTTATTTTGCTGCTCAGTTTGACCGGCTGGGCCTTGTTTATTATCCGGCGCATGGCAATTTTATTATGGTCGATGTAAAGCGTCCATCTCCGGAAGTATTTAATGCGCTGCTGCGCAAAGGCTTTATTATTCGTTCCCGCTGGACGTATTACCCGACCTATATTCGGGTCAGCGTTGGCACGAAGGAGCAAAATGAGCAGTTTATAGCTGCTTTGGAGCAGGTTTTGCAGGAAGTGGCGGTGCAGTCATAA
- a CDS encoding ABC transporter ATP-binding protein, producing the protein MTIVLEAKNVNKSYFAGKNNEQAVLKNVNLQVQAGEFVSIMGPSGCGKSTLLYTISGMDKMTSGSVAIQGQELGGLSEEQLAQLRLSKMGFVFQQSGFLKNLSLLDNIILPAYRAKRESRAAIVRRASDLMQRTGIAELAAADKSEVSGGQLQRAAICRALINQPDILFGDEPTGALNSKSSDEVMAILTELNQAAGTTIMLVTHDAKVAAKTQRVLFMLDGCIVGERVMGRLGQRGQLGQADLKEREANLSSWLADMGF; encoded by the coding sequence ATGACTATCGTGTTAGAGGCAAAAAATGTGAACAAAAGCTATTTCGCAGGCAAAAATAATGAACAGGCTGTGCTGAAAAATGTGAATCTGCAAGTACAGGCAGGGGAGTTCGTGTCTATAATGGGCCCTTCTGGCTGCGGCAAGTCTACCTTGCTGTACACGATTAGCGGGATGGACAAAATGACGTCTGGCAGTGTTGCCATACAAGGGCAAGAGCTTGGGGGGTTATCTGAAGAGCAGCTGGCTCAGCTTCGCTTGAGCAAAATGGGATTTGTTTTTCAACAAAGCGGATTTTTGAAAAATCTCAGTCTGCTCGACAATATTATTTTGCCCGCTTATAGGGCGAAAAGAGAGAGTCGCGCCGCTATTGTTCGGCGGGCCAGCGATCTGATGCAGCGGACTGGAATTGCGGAGCTTGCCGCTGCTGACAAGTCGGAGGTGTCCGGTGGACAGCTCCAGCGGGCAGCTATTTGCCGGGCGCTTATTAATCAGCCGGATATCTTGTTTGGCGATGAACCGACAGGAGCTCTTAATTCCAAATCAAGCGATGAGGTTATGGCTATTTTAACCGAATTAAATCAGGCGGCGGGGACGACGATCATGCTGGTGACCCATGATGCGAAGGTGGCTGCCAAAACACAGCGCGTCTTATTTATGCTAGATGGCTGCATTGTCGGTGAGCGGGTAATGGGGCGGCTTGGGCAGCGCGGACAGCTTGGACAGGCTGATTTGAAGGAGAGGGAAGCAAATCTGTCCTCCTGGCTTGCAGATATGGGATTTTAG
- a CDS encoding ABC transporter permease, giving the protein MLDRVWRKDIARNKLITAILFMFICMSSLLVASSASMLLELFRSVDDWFEKAAVPHFVQMHVGEINQQEIDAFASQSKLVKDQQTVEMLSIEPADVYFGASGVSEAGSVMEMSFVKQNKAFDFLLDLNNERLDVLPGEIAVPIYFMQQHDLELGDTVRLATDSFSKTFTIKNFVRDAQMNPSIVSSKRIVVSDADWEKLKGYFAEKEYLIEFLLHDGERTSEFEQLYLASGLPHQGTAITYAGFRLLNALTDGVAAVVVLLASVLLIVIAFLCLRFTMLAALEEEVYEIGVMKAIGIAGSDIRQLYLMKYRLIALTATMAGWVLSLFAERAFMANRSLYIGIAEKNALSYIIPLLGAGCIFLFVMLFCRFVLGGFKRISAVEAMRSGSTSAKGRMTKWLRLHRSRFIPIHIFVGIQDVFIRFRTFGLLTFVFTLCFFLIIVPVNFLNTMKSPDFMTYMGAGKSDIQIDLRQTDDVAQRYSKMLAYIQHDSDVERYSPLVTSSYKMRSDDGVYENVSVQTGDFSLFPLAYLSGAAPAANDEIALSYLHAKERGKQLGDTLTLIVAGEKRVLKLTGIYQDVTNGGKTAKALLPYEPHSVLWYMVSLDVKPGVAIGEKRAEYAAAFYPAKVTFMDDYLSQTLGSTINQLQKITVLTLAAALAIALLITALFFNMLIVKDASEIVIMRSLGFSLKNIRQQYIIRSLAVLLAGIVLGTAAAGSVGQGAVSMLMSFVGAARVEFVVNPLVAYVLIPLIFLAVGLVTTLFSSLTITANVKGAGATK; this is encoded by the coding sequence TTGCTAGATAGAGTGTGGAGAAAGGATATCGCAAGGAATAAGCTGATTACCGCTATTTTATTTATGTTCATTTGTATGTCGTCGTTGCTAGTAGCAAGCAGCGCAAGTATGCTGCTGGAGCTGTTTCGTTCGGTGGATGACTGGTTTGAGAAAGCGGCTGTCCCACATTTTGTACAGATGCATGTCGGGGAAATCAATCAGCAGGAGATTGATGCTTTTGCCAGTCAAAGCAAGCTGGTAAAGGATCAGCAAACCGTTGAGATGCTTTCTATTGAGCCTGCTGATGTATATTTTGGCGCCAGCGGCGTGTCAGAGGCCGGCAGCGTCATGGAAATGAGCTTTGTGAAACAAAACAAAGCGTTTGATTTTTTACTTGATTTGAATAATGAGCGGCTGGATGTGCTTCCGGGCGAAATAGCAGTGCCGATTTATTTTATGCAGCAGCATGACTTGGAGCTTGGAGATACGGTGCGACTGGCGACGGACTCCTTCAGCAAAACCTTTACGATAAAAAATTTTGTTAGGGATGCCCAGATGAATCCGTCTATTGTCAGCTCAAAGCGTATCGTTGTAAGCGATGCGGATTGGGAGAAGCTTAAGGGCTATTTTGCCGAAAAAGAATATTTGATCGAATTTCTGCTGCATGATGGGGAGCGCACGAGCGAATTTGAACAGCTCTACCTAGCTTCTGGCCTTCCGCACCAAGGGACTGCGATTACATATGCTGGGTTTCGGCTATTGAATGCGCTGACGGATGGCGTTGCCGCCGTTGTCGTTCTTTTAGCCAGCGTGCTGCTGATCGTCATCGCCTTTCTCTGCCTGCGGTTTACGATGCTTGCTGCGCTTGAGGAGGAGGTTTATGAAATTGGCGTCATGAAGGCGATTGGGATAGCCGGGAGCGATATCCGTCAGCTTTATTTAATGAAATATCGGCTGATCGCCTTAACAGCGACTATGGCGGGGTGGGTGCTTTCTTTATTTGCAGAACGGGCTTTTATGGCGAATCGGAGCCTTTACATAGGGATAGCTGAGAAAAATGCACTAAGCTATATCATCCCCTTGCTGGGGGCAGGTTGTATTTTTCTATTCGTAATGTTGTTCTGCCGCTTCGTTTTGGGGGGATTTAAACGAATATCAGCCGTTGAAGCCATGCGCTCAGGCAGCACTTCGGCTAAAGGGCGGATGACAAAATGGCTGAGGCTCCATCGCAGCCGTTTTATCCCTATTCATATATTTGTCGGCATTCAGGATGTGTTCATCCGGTTTAGAACATTTGGTTTGCTGACCTTCGTATTCACGCTCTGCTTCTTCCTAATCATCGTGCCTGTCAATTTTTTAAATACGATGAAATCGCCTGATTTTATGACCTATATGGGAGCGGGGAAGAGCGATATTCAAATTGATTTGCGGCAAACAGACGATGTAGCGCAGCGATACAGCAAGATGCTCGCCTATATTCAACACGATAGCGACGTAGAACGCTATTCGCCGCTCGTAACGAGCTCTTATAAGATGCGCAGCGACGATGGTGTCTATGAAAATGTGAGCGTGCAAACGGGCGATTTCTCGCTGTTTCCGCTAGCTTATTTAAGCGGGGCTGCTCCCGCTGCAAACGATGAGATCGCTCTTTCTTATTTGCATGCGAAGGAGCGCGGCAAGCAGCTCGGCGACACGCTGACGCTCATCGTTGCTGGGGAAAAACGAGTGCTGAAGCTGACGGGCATTTATCAGGATGTGACCAATGGCGGCAAAACAGCTAAAGCGCTGCTGCCTTATGAACCACATTCCGTCCTTTGGTATATGGTCAGCTTGGATGTAAAGCCGGGCGTTGCAATTGGCGAAAAAAGGGCTGAATACGCAGCTGCCTTCTACCCGGCAAAGGTGACGTTTATGGATGATTATTTATCTCAGACACTGGGCTCCACGATAAACCAGCTGCAAAAAATAACGGTGCTTACGTTAGCGGCAGCACTCGCCATTGCGCTGCTGATTACCGCTTTATTTTTCAACATGCTGATCGTGAAGGACGCTTCTGAAATCGTCATTATGAGGAGTCTTGGGTTTTCCTTGAAAAATATTCGCCAGCAATACATCATCCGCTCCTTGGCGGTATTGCTGGCTGGAATCGTGTTAGGTACCGCGGCAGCGGGAAGTGTTGGGCAGGGCGCAGTCAGTATGCTGATGTCATTTGTGGGCGCAGCCCGCGTCGAATTTGTCGTTAATCCGCTTGTGGCCTATGTGCTTATTCCTTTGATATTCCTCGCTGTAGGGCTGGTAACGACGCTGTTTAGCAGCTTAACCATAACAGCAAATGTCAAAGGTGCTGGCGCAACAAAATAA